One part of the Microbacterium saperdae genome encodes these proteins:
- a CDS encoding 2'-5' RNA ligase family protein: protein MRRPIMTSPAQLASLEGQQYLVLRPTGAVATEYRAIQRDTLASVEASLTFPHTEHVTLRGFAEPERREELTATIRTWAARQHPITVTAEAVDTFPAPWQIVILRLTRTRTLVSAYATLTDLLVDTDFRRLGELDLEDWTFHLSVVYGKTLATEAWAELDRAARRSLPALPTETVTEAELVWYQDGIEHAEVIPFGLR, encoded by the coding sequence ATGCGTCGGCCGATCATGACCTCGCCTGCCCAGCTCGCCTCGCTGGAGGGCCAGCAGTACCTCGTGCTGCGCCCGACCGGAGCGGTGGCGACCGAGTACCGGGCCATCCAGCGCGACACGCTCGCGTCGGTGGAGGCCTCCCTCACGTTCCCGCACACCGAACACGTCACGCTGCGCGGATTCGCGGAGCCGGAACGCCGGGAGGAACTGACCGCGACCATCCGGACCTGGGCGGCGCGGCAGCATCCGATCACCGTGACGGCCGAGGCGGTGGACACGTTCCCCGCTCCCTGGCAGATCGTGATCCTGCGGCTCACGCGCACCCGCACGCTGGTCTCCGCCTACGCGACGCTGACCGACCTTCTCGTCGATACGGACTTCCGGCGGCTCGGCGAGCTCGATCTGGAGGACTGGACGTTCCACCTCTCCGTCGTCTACGGCAAGACCCTCGCTACGGAGGCCTGGGCCGAACTCGACCGCGCCGCGCGTCGATCTCTCCCCGCCCTGCCGACCGAGACCGTCACCGAGGCAGAGCTCGTCTGGTATCAGGACGGCATCGAGCACGCCGAGGTCATCCCCTTCGGCCTTCGCTGA